AGAGAAGCAAGCCATTCTGCCATCTCCTCCATTTCAGAAACAGCATCATTGAATCCCGGAATGATAAGCGTAGTGACTTCCACATGACAGCTGGATGCCGCCTGTTTTATGGAAGTCTTCACCTCCTTCAGTCCTCCCTTGAGAAAATCCTCATAAAGATCCGCCCGGTAGGCTTTGAGGTCAATATTCATGGCGTCGGTCAGCGGTAAAAGCTTGTCCAGCGGCTCGCTGCCGATGAAACCGTTGGTCACAATCACATTCAATAAACCATTCTCTCTGGCTAGTTTTGCAGTATCATACACATACTCATACCATATGGCAGGTTCATTATATGTGTAAGCAATGCCGATATTTCCCTGCTGCTTGAGGGATAATGCCTTGTCAACAATCTGCCGGCTTTCCGCAGGATAGGTATGAACCTCCTCCG
This genomic window from Clostridiales bacterium contains:
- the amrS gene encoding AmmeMemoRadiSam system radical SAM enzyme, whose protein sequence is MFYEKLDQGRVRCFLCPHNCRFGIGGRGICGVRQNREGTLYSLNYGEISSIGMDPIEKKPLYRFHPGSSILSIGSIGCNLKCPFCQNHTIARVKPEEVHTYPAESRQIVDKALSLKQQGNIGIAYTYNEPAIWYEYVYDTAKLARENGLLNVIVTNGFIGSEPLDKLLPLTDAMNIDLKAYRADLYEDFLKGGLKEVKTSIKQAASSCHVEVTTLIIPGFNDAVSEMEEMAEWLASLSPELPLHLSRYFPRYELTDREPTPYETLQTLKQVAQRHLKYVYLGNV